A stretch of Candidatus Sphingomonas phytovorans DNA encodes these proteins:
- a CDS encoding TonB-dependent receptor, with product MSPPRSDAFLQRSISECCALLEESPMSFIRNIRVAWGPATAESPRILATDASKGKIMRHNLYLSVAVAALILPSAAFAQSSGSVDFDQGDIVVTASNASKGIGGVVVPDVPKSRVTISAELIGRQRPGQTVNEIINLVPGVSFQNNDATGAAGGTFTIRGFDSTRISQTLDGVPLNDTGNYAIYSNQQQDPETLESVSVNLGTTDVDSPTASAVGGTVNIRTRVPSKEFGAMMSGTYGQYAGDGDPLTRQIFRVFGMVDTGYIGNTGVRAFFSGSSIDANNPFSNYSRLRKQQYNARIYKDLGSNGDFISLAGQWNENRNNFLGSVPLRTDASPGRVVGPNSSNRAPLTAAERFYTINYPCVIGGPTPPSGSTAGAACGTEFDRRYNPSNTGNVRFGSRFTLTDKLVFTLDASYQYTKANGGGTVTLREGCANLGSTTNFNCGPGSVTGVINTTGNTGNGSPGGFAYYTGRDLDGNGVVNPATTVTGIAPSQTQTRRYVSVAGLAYEIDENNRIRLTYTFDYGRHRQTGEVGLLQLNGEPFDVFPVNNGVRDATGAPLEKRDRLSYAILNQVSGEYRGKFFDNALTAVIGVRAPFFRRELNQNCFTVAANGNVSCVSPSQVATYAAANPYTYFGPNVTTVNGVNRPVVAGSSCAQLSAACVVGFAPPQKRILNYNRVLPNIGLTYNFTSSASVFASYAKGLSVPSTDNLYNSFYYAAGSPQATPKPETTDSFDLGVRYTTSKIQAQLAGWYTKFQNRTVSVYDIESDTSIYRNLGSVDKYGFDASVAYRPVREVLVYVFGSYLHSKIKDNLEAGRITTTAGGVTTTTINYFQTAGKREGGSPDWMFGSRVQGTIGLFDLGAQAKYTGARYVNDENLPVITCSSTVGGLCASGVTPVQIYGAKIPGYTVVDLDLRFNIGKLLHKEKTFFQINVGNLFDKVYIGGLSGSNGFVGLPNRFSIGNAVIGTPRSITGTLQIGL from the coding sequence TTGTCGCCGCCGCGAAGTGATGCTTTTTTGCAACGCAGCATAAGCGAATGCTGCGCCCTACTTGAAGAATCCCCCATGTCATTTATCCGAAATATTCGAGTCGCATGGGGGCCAGCGACGGCGGAATCGCCGCGCATTCTTGCGACTGACGCCTCAAAGGGGAAAATCATGCGACACAATCTATATCTAAGCGTTGCGGTAGCGGCGCTGATCCTCCCGAGCGCCGCGTTCGCGCAGTCGAGCGGCTCGGTGGACTTCGATCAGGGCGACATCGTCGTCACCGCGTCGAACGCTTCGAAAGGCATTGGTGGCGTAGTGGTCCCCGACGTTCCCAAGTCGCGTGTCACCATCAGCGCTGAGCTGATCGGCCGCCAGCGTCCGGGCCAGACCGTCAACGAGATCATCAACCTGGTCCCCGGCGTCAGCTTTCAGAACAACGACGCAACCGGCGCGGCCGGCGGCACGTTCACCATCCGGGGCTTCGACAGCACGCGTATTTCGCAGACGCTTGATGGTGTCCCGCTGAACGACACGGGCAACTACGCGATCTATTCGAACCAGCAGCAGGATCCAGAGACCCTGGAGTCGGTCAGTGTCAATCTCGGCACGACCGACGTCGACAGCCCGACCGCATCTGCCGTTGGCGGCACCGTCAACATCCGCACGCGCGTGCCGAGCAAAGAGTTTGGCGCGATGATGAGCGGAACCTATGGCCAATATGCGGGCGATGGCGACCCTCTGACCCGCCAGATTTTCCGCGTCTTCGGCATGGTCGATACCGGTTATATCGGGAACACCGGCGTTCGCGCCTTCTTCTCCGGCTCGAGCATTGACGCGAACAACCCCTTCAGCAACTATAGCCGCCTGCGGAAGCAACAATATAACGCTCGCATCTACAAGGATCTCGGCAGCAACGGCGACTTCATCTCGCTGGCCGGCCAGTGGAACGAGAATCGCAACAACTTCCTCGGCTCGGTGCCACTGCGCACCGACGCAAGCCCAGGCCGCGTCGTAGGCCCGAACTCGAGCAACCGCGCGCCGTTGACGGCAGCCGAGCGCTTCTACACCATCAACTATCCTTGCGTGATCGGCGGTCCGACGCCGCCGAGCGGGTCCACTGCAGGCGCGGCCTGCGGCACGGAATTCGACCGCCGGTACAACCCGTCAAACACCGGCAACGTCCGCTTCGGTTCGCGCTTCACACTGACCGACAAGCTCGTGTTCACCCTGGATGCCAGCTATCAATATACGAAGGCGAATGGCGGCGGCACCGTCACGCTCCGCGAAGGCTGCGCCAACCTGGGCAGCACCACCAATTTCAATTGCGGCCCTGGCAGCGTTACCGGCGTCATCAACACCACCGGCAACACGGGCAACGGCTCCCCCGGCGGCTTTGCCTATTACACGGGTCGTGATCTGGACGGAAACGGGGTGGTCAACCCTGCGACTACGGTCACCGGCATAGCACCGAGCCAGACTCAGACGCGTCGCTACGTCTCGGTCGCCGGCCTCGCCTACGAAATCGACGAGAATAACCGTATCCGCCTGACCTATACCTTCGATTATGGCCGCCATCGGCAAACTGGCGAAGTCGGGCTGCTGCAATTGAATGGCGAACCGTTCGACGTCTTCCCGGTCAACAATGGCGTTCGGGACGCGACCGGCGCACCGCTCGAAAAGCGCGATCGCCTGTCCTATGCGATCCTGAACCAGGTGTCGGGCGAGTATCGTGGCAAGTTCTTCGACAACGCGCTTACCGCTGTGATCGGCGTCCGCGCGCCGTTCTTCCGTCGTGAACTCAACCAGAATTGCTTCACGGTTGCAGCCAACGGCAACGTTTCCTGCGTGTCGCCGAGCCAGGTTGCCACCTATGCGGCAGCTAATCCCTACACCTATTTCGGGCCTAACGTCACAACCGTGAACGGTGTGAATCGCCCTGTGGTTGCCGGGTCGTCTTGCGCACAACTTAGCGCCGCTTGCGTGGTCGGCTTCGCTCCGCCGCAGAAGCGTATCCTGAACTATAACCGCGTGCTCCCGAATATCGGTCTGACCTATAACTTCACCTCGTCCGCCAGCGTCTTTGCCAGCTACGCCAAGGGTCTGTCGGTGCCCAGCACGGACAACCTCTACAATTCCTTCTATTATGCGGCCGGTTCGCCACAGGCGACGCCAAAGCCCGAGACGACGGATAGCTTCGATCTGGGCGTGCGCTATACGACGAGCAAGATCCAGGCGCAGCTCGCCGGCTGGTACACCAAGTTCCAGAACCGCACGGTGTCCGTGTATGATATCGAGAGCGACACCAGCATCTACCGTAACCTCGGCTCGGTCGATAAGTACGGTTTCGATGCCTCGGTGGCCTATCGTCCGGTGCGCGAAGTTCTCGTTTATGTGTTCGGGTCGTACCTGCACTCCAAGATCAAGGACAATCTCGAAGCAGGTCGCATCACCACCACAGCGGGTGGCGTAACGACCACCACGATCAACTACTTCCAGACCGCCGGGAAGCGCGAGGGCGGCTCGCCTGACTGGATGTTCGGTAGCCGTGTGCAGGGCACGATCGGCCTGTTCGACCTAGGCGCCCAAGCGAAATACACCGGTGCTCGCTACGTCAACGACGAAAACCTGCCCGTGATCACCTGCTCGTCGACTGTCGGCGGCCTCTGCGCCTCGGGCGTCACCCCGGTGCAGATTTATGGCGCGAAGATTCCCGGCTATACGGTCGTGGATCTCGACCTCCGCTTCAACATCGGCAAGCTGCTCCACAAGGAAAAGACGTTCTTCCAGATCAACGTCGGCAACCTGTTCGACAAGGTCTACATCGGCGGCCTGAGCGGCTCGAACGGCTTCGTTGGCCTGCCCAACCGCTTCTCGATCGGCAATGCCGTCATCGGTACGCCGCGCTCGATCACTGGCACGCTGCAGATCGGTCTCTAA